A stretch of the Sphingosinithalassobacter tenebrarum genome encodes the following:
- a CDS encoding electron transfer flavoprotein-ubiquinone oxidoreductase codes for MSERESMPYDVVIVGAGPAGLSAAIRLKQLANEAGNELSVCILEKGSEVGAHILSGAVIDPKALDELLPNWRDDGCPLAQTPVTDNQHWHLSANHKSVMPNIMIPPFMNNKGTYTGSLGNLCRWLAGKAEELGVEIFPGFAAAELLFNEDGSVKGVATGDMGVARDGEHKGDYQPGLELHARYTLFGEGCRGHLSKELMRLFDLRKDCDPQIYGLGIKELWDIDPAKHVPGRVIHTQGWPLTEGANGGGFLYHQADGQVALGFVTWLSYSNPYLSPFEEMQRWKTHPAVAEILEGGKRVSYGARAISDGGFQSVPKLVFPGGALIGDSAGFLNVPRIKGTHTSMKSGMMAAEAAFEAVKADRRSDELTAYPDAYESSWVYKELKLVRNTAPLVKKFGDDWGTAFAGATMWAEYLGIRMPFTMHHKHADHETLVHASEVKPIDYPKPDGKLTFDRLSSVFLSNTNHEEDQPCHLTLKDPDVPIDYNLPVYAEPAQRYCPAGVYEVVGLDEGTPRFQINAQNCVHCKTCDIKDPTQNINWVVPEGGGGPNYPNM; via the coding sequence ATGAGCGAACGGGAGTCGATGCCCTATGACGTGGTGATCGTCGGTGCCGGTCCGGCAGGGCTTTCGGCGGCGATCCGACTGAAGCAGCTCGCCAATGAGGCGGGCAACGAGCTGTCGGTCTGTATCCTGGAAAAGGGCTCCGAGGTGGGCGCCCATATCCTGTCGGGCGCAGTGATCGATCCCAAGGCGCTGGACGAACTTCTCCCGAACTGGCGCGATGACGGCTGCCCGCTCGCCCAGACTCCGGTGACCGACAATCAGCACTGGCACCTGTCGGCCAATCACAAGTCGGTGATGCCGAACATCATGATACCGCCCTTCATGAACAACAAGGGCACCTATACCGGCTCGCTCGGCAACCTGTGCCGTTGGCTCGCCGGCAAGGCGGAGGAACTGGGTGTCGAGATCTTCCCCGGCTTCGCCGCCGCGGAATTGCTGTTCAACGAGGACGGTTCGGTCAAGGGCGTCGCCACCGGCGACATGGGCGTTGCGCGCGACGGCGAACACAAGGGCGATTATCAGCCCGGGCTCGAACTCCATGCCCGATACACGCTGTTCGGCGAAGGGTGTCGCGGCCACCTGTCGAAGGAGCTGATGCGGCTGTTCGACCTGCGCAAGGATTGCGATCCGCAGATCTACGGCCTCGGCATCAAGGAGCTGTGGGATATCGATCCGGCCAAGCATGTGCCGGGGCGCGTGATCCATACCCAGGGCTGGCCGCTGACCGAAGGCGCCAATGGCGGCGGCTTCCTGTACCATCAGGCCGATGGACAGGTGGCGCTGGGTTTCGTCACCTGGCTGAGCTATTCGAATCCCTATCTCTCGCCGTTCGAGGAAATGCAGCGCTGGAAGACGCATCCCGCGGTTGCGGAGATCCTCGAAGGCGGCAAGCGCGTTTCCTATGGCGCGCGCGCGATCAGCGATGGCGGGTTCCAGTCGGTTCCCAAGCTTGTCTTCCCGGGCGGCGCGCTGATCGGCGACAGCGCCGGCTTCCTCAACGTGCCGCGCATCAAGGGTACCCATACCTCGATGAAGAGCGGGATGATGGCCGCCGAGGCTGCGTTCGAAGCGGTCAAGGCCGATCGCCGCAGCGACGAACTGACCGCCTATCCCGACGCCTATGAATCGAGTTGGGTGTACAAGGAATTGAAGCTGGTGCGGAACACCGCGCCGCTGGTCAAGAAATTCGGCGACGACTGGGGAACGGCCTTTGCGGGCGCGACGATGTGGGCCGAGTATCTCGGCATTCGCATGCCCTTCACCATGCACCACAAACATGCCGATCACGAGACGCTGGTGCATGCCAGCGAGGTCAAGCCGATCGACTATCCCAAGCCCGATGGCAAGCTGACCTTCGACCGGCTCTCGTCGGTGTTCCTCTCGAACACCAATCACGAAGAGGATCAGCCCTGCCACCTGACGCTGAAGGATCCCGACGTCCCGATCGACTATAATCTTCCCGTATACGCCGAGCCCGCGCAACGCTATTGCCCCGCCGGTGTATATGAAGTTGTCGGCCTGGACGAAGGGACTCCGCGGTTCCAGATCAACGCGCAGAATTGCGTCCACTGCAAGACCTGCGACATCAAGGACCCCACCCAGAACATCAACTGGGTCGTCCCGGAAGGCGGCGGAGGCCCCAATTATCCGAACATGTAA
- a CDS encoding uracil-DNA glycosylase family protein — protein sequence MGAEPTESWQAVAASVLEWWHEAGVDTLMQDNARDWLARLAEPAAVATMSHAEAAAPLSAPTETLPETLDAFIAWRMGESAPEASWIGSRFVPEGNSDAPLMVVTDMPESDGLMGGAPGRLFDRMLTAIGRTRADIYLTSLAWAPPVARQLPADFETRLADLTRHHIGLVAPKQLLLVGRTTERLLFATDAEDAEDGLGYVNHFRGKIEAVACLHPRHLLDHPGRKALAWKNLQMLLIRGNSL from the coding sequence ATGGGGGCAGAACCAACCGAATCATGGCAAGCCGTCGCCGCAAGCGTGCTCGAATGGTGGCACGAGGCGGGCGTCGACACGCTTATGCAGGACAACGCGCGCGACTGGCTTGCGCGGCTGGCGGAGCCCGCCGCCGTAGCGACAATGTCGCATGCGGAAGCCGCCGCGCCGCTATCCGCACCCACCGAAACACTGCCTGAAACGCTTGACGCATTCATCGCCTGGCGGATGGGCGAATCGGCGCCCGAAGCCTCCTGGATCGGATCGCGCTTCGTCCCCGAGGGCAATAGCGACGCGCCGCTGATGGTCGTGACCGACATGCCCGAATCGGACGGCCTCATGGGCGGCGCCCCCGGGCGGCTGTTCGATCGCATGCTTACCGCCATCGGTCGAACGCGCGCCGACATCTATCTGACGTCGCTGGCGTGGGCGCCACCGGTCGCGCGGCAACTGCCCGCCGATTTCGAAACCCGACTGGCCGATCTGACCCGTCATCACATCGGGCTCGTCGCCCCGAAACAGCTTCTGCTGGTCGGGCGCACGACGGAACGCCTCCTGTTTGCGACCGATGCCGAAGACGCGGAAGATGGTTTAGGATACGTCAACCATTTCCGGGGGAAAATAGAAGCCGTGGCTTGCCTTCATCCCCGCCATCTGTTGGATCATCCCGGCAGGAAGGCACTGGCCTGGAAAAACCTTCAAATGTTGCTGATCCGGGGGAACAGCCTGTGA
- a CDS encoding lytic transglycosylase domain-containing protein yields the protein MRIFIAAAALSMPAAAHAESGRLELPESVLALAADPTPTASAVRDGDGIPDQLNADQRRQYAEVFAAIRGQRWEDAQQLLDAMRPGILHPIARAELYTAAGSPRVELQPLLALLEQAPELPQAGQLSRLADLRGATTTPSLPREQSLRWFNGAPVRQRLRSISTNSTTTEVILAMQPYIKADDGAGAEALLGQFAPDLPADALTEWQQKVAWIYYAANDDANARRMAAQAQQGVGDFAALGDWVQGLAAWRQGDCEGAAEAFNAVSVRAGDGEMRSAGLYWLSRADMACGHPERVAPSLKAAAQYGETFYGMLAQESLGISDRAAGGEAYVVQDWRSLERYPNIRVAAALIEIGENGLADEVLRHQARLETAEDHPALVRLAGRLNLPETQLWLSHNAPSGTPAAELARYPAPNWTPDGGWRVDRALVYAHTLQESRFRADVRSAAGAMGLMQVKQGAAIDISRDRGVNYANADLTDPSVNMEVGQSYLEQLRSSSFTGGLLPKVIAAYNAGPTPVSEWNATVRDNGDPLLYIESIPYWETRGYVMIVLRNYWMYERQEGKASASRAALAQGLWPRFPGMPGESAVRMSAAPGFSAASGAN from the coding sequence ATGCGTATATTCATTGCCGCGGCCGCGCTTTCGATGCCTGCAGCCGCCCACGCCGAAAGCGGCCGCCTCGAACTGCCCGAATCGGTGCTCGCGCTCGCCGCCGACCCCACGCCCACGGCAAGCGCCGTGCGCGACGGAGACGGGATTCCCGACCAGCTGAATGCCGACCAGCGGCGCCAGTACGCCGAGGTGTTCGCCGCGATTCGCGGCCAGCGCTGGGAAGACGCGCAGCAACTGCTCGACGCGATGCGCCCGGGCATCCTGCATCCGATTGCCCGCGCCGAACTCTACACCGCGGCCGGCTCGCCACGCGTCGAATTGCAGCCATTGCTCGCACTGCTCGAACAGGCGCCCGAACTGCCCCAGGCCGGACAGCTTTCGCGCCTCGCCGATCTGCGCGGCGCAACGACCACGCCGTCGCTCCCCCGCGAACAGTCGCTTCGCTGGTTCAACGGCGCGCCGGTGCGCCAGCGGCTGCGCTCGATCAGCACGAACAGCACGACGACCGAAGTCATCCTGGCGATGCAGCCCTATATCAAGGCCGATGACGGCGCCGGGGCCGAAGCGCTGCTCGGCCAGTTCGCGCCGGACCTTCCCGCGGACGCGCTCACGGAATGGCAGCAGAAAGTCGCATGGATCTATTATGCGGCCAATGACGACGCCAATGCCCGTCGCATGGCGGCACAGGCGCAGCAGGGCGTCGGCGATTTCGCCGCGCTGGGCGACTGGGTGCAGGGCCTGGCAGCCTGGCGCCAGGGCGATTGCGAAGGCGCCGCCGAGGCCTTCAACGCCGTTAGCGTGCGCGCGGGCGACGGCGAAATGCGCTCGGCCGGCCTTTACTGGCTCTCGCGCGCTGACATGGCGTGCGGCCATCCCGAACGCGTGGCGCCCAGCCTGAAGGCGGCGGCGCAATATGGCGAGACCTTTTACGGCATGCTCGCCCAGGAATCGCTGGGCATTTCGGATCGCGCCGCTGGCGGTGAAGCCTATGTCGTTCAGGACTGGCGGTCGCTGGAACGCTATCCCAATATCCGTGTCGCCGCCGCGCTGATCGAGATCGGCGAAAACGGCCTGGCCGACGAAGTGCTGCGGCATCAGGCCCGACTGGAAACCGCCGAGGACCACCCTGCGCTGGTTCGTCTCGCCGGGCGGCTCAACCTCCCGGAAACGCAGCTCTGGCTTTCGCACAACGCGCCGAGCGGCACACCCGCGGCGGAGCTCGCGCGCTATCCCGCGCCCAACTGGACGCCCGACGGCGGCTGGCGCGTCGATCGCGCGCTCGTCTACGCGCATACGCTGCAGGAATCGCGCTTCCGCGCGGATGTGCGTAGCGCTGCCGGCGCTATGGGGCTGATGCAGGTCAAGCAGGGCGCGGCAATCGACATCAGCCGCGATCGCGGCGTCAACTATGCCAATGCCGATCTCACCGACCCTTCGGTGAACATGGAAGTCGGCCAGAGCTATCTTGAGCAGTTGCGCAGTTCCTCCTTCACCGGCGGACTACTGCCCAAGGTAATCGCGGCATATAATGCGGGTCCGACGCCGGTTTCCGAATGGAACGCCACGGTTCGCGACAATGGCGATCCGCTGCTCTACATCGAAAGCATCCCTTATTGGGAAACCCGCGGCTATGTGATGATCGTGCTGCGCAATTACTGGATGTACGAGCGGCAGGAGGGCAAAGCATCGGCGAGCCGCGCGGCGCTGGCACAGGGCCTCTGGCCGCGTTTCCCCGGCATGCCGGGCGAATCGGCGGTACGAATGAGCGCGGCTCCCGGCTTTTCGGCGGCCAGCGGTGCCAATTGA
- the moaB gene encoding molybdenum cofactor biosynthesis protein B: MPIDENIPFRPIRVAVLTVSDTRGPEDDRSGDTLVARLRDAGHELAARIILPDDADRIAEQLTLWIDDPGIDAVISTGGTGVTGRDVTPEAFARVWEKEIPGFGELFRWLSYQTIGTSTVQSRATAGVARGTYLFALPGSTGAVKDGWDGILRDQLDIRHRPCNFVELMPRLTER; encoded by the coding sequence GTGCCAATTGACGAAAACATCCCCTTCCGTCCGATTCGCGTCGCCGTCCTGACGGTTTCTGATACGCGCGGGCCGGAGGACGATCGTTCGGGCGACACGCTGGTCGCGCGGCTACGCGACGCCGGTCATGAACTGGCCGCGCGCATCATACTGCCCGACGATGCCGATCGGATCGCGGAACAACTGACCCTCTGGATCGACGATCCCGGGATCGATGCCGTCATTTCCACCGGCGGTACCGGGGTTACCGGGCGCGACGTGACTCCCGAAGCCTTCGCCCGGGTATGGGAAAAGGAAATTCCAGGCTTCGGCGAGCTGTTCCGATGGCTCAGCTATCAGACGATCGGGACCTCGACCGTCCAGTCGCGCGCGACAGCGGGCGTGGCGCGCGGCACCTATCTCTTCGCACTGCCCGGTTCGACCGGCGCCGTGAAGGACGGCTGGGACGGAATCCTCAGGGACCAGCTCGACATCCGGCACCGCCCCTGCAACTTCGTCGAGCTGATGCCGCGCCTTACCGAGCGCTGA
- a CDS encoding YbjN domain-containing protein, whose amino-acid sequence MSLLIGGVWLLLFAGTASAQDRDPCAADMVCASAPQSVFAAMEAAELDPVMATDGIGDPMIESDAEAFHFDVYFYGCEEHRNCDSLRFEVAFSPGDFNTIELANDWNASKRFLQASVKEDGRFALAYDVGTIGGLNQRNFADVLDWWHSMLEEFQEFVQQRVSVSQTEPETVAVPGK is encoded by the coding sequence ATGTCTCTGCTGATCGGCGGGGTGTGGCTGTTGCTTTTTGCCGGCACAGCAAGCGCGCAGGATCGCGATCCATGCGCTGCGGACATGGTCTGCGCGAGTGCGCCGCAATCGGTATTCGCTGCGATGGAAGCCGCCGAACTGGATCCGGTCATGGCCACGGACGGCATCGGCGATCCGATGATCGAAAGCGATGCCGAGGCCTTCCATTTCGACGTCTATTTCTACGGCTGCGAGGAGCATCGCAATTGCGATTCGCTACGGTTCGAAGTCGCGTTTTCACCCGGTGACTTCAACACGATCGAGCTCGCCAATGACTGGAATGCCAGCAAGCGTTTCTTGCAGGCTTCGGTGAAGGAGGATGGTCGATTTGCCCTGGCCTATGATGTCGGCACCATCGGCGGCCTCAACCAGCGCAACTTCGCCGATGTGCTCGACTGGTGGCACTCGATGCTCGAGGAGTTCCAGGAGTTCGTCCAACAGCGCGTGTCGGTATCGCAGACGGAACCCGAAACCGTCGCGGTCCCGGGAAAGTGA
- a CDS encoding VOC family protein, with protein sequence MARLNYLELPVGDVPRLKQFYGSAFGWQFADFGPTYAATTTGDVDLGLEGDAENGVAKMLPVIEVESLEEARDRVVAAGGTVTVPIFGFPGGRRFHFRDPQGHELGVWTPERD encoded by the coding sequence ATGGCGCGTCTGAATTATCTCGAACTGCCGGTGGGCGACGTTCCCCGGCTCAAGCAATTTTATGGCAGTGCCTTTGGATGGCAGTTTGCCGATTTCGGCCCGACCTATGCCGCCACGACCACAGGCGACGTCGACCTCGGTCTGGAAGGGGATGCGGAGAACGGCGTTGCGAAGATGCTGCCGGTTATCGAAGTCGAAAGTCTCGAGGAAGCGCGCGACAGGGTCGTGGCCGCGGGAGGAACCGTTACTGTTCCGATTTTCGGTTTTCCGGGTGGCCGACGTTTCCACTTCCGTGACCCGCAGGGACATGAACTCGGCGTGTGGACCCCGGAACGGGACTGA
- a CDS encoding PA0069 family radical SAM protein, translated as MAKRRAVRGATGNRQSGRFGLPEREADGDWLDTRETIDGAPPPLRTTVTVETPRTIITRNSSPDIPFDRSINPYRGCEHGCIYCFARPTHAYHDLSPGLDFETRLFAKPDAPALLREALARPGYACRAIAFGTNTDPYQPIEREWRIMRGCLEVLAETRHPVTITTKSDRITRDIDLLAPMAEQGLASAMISITSLDPAVAMTLEPRAPHPERRLTAVRRLADAGIPVFVSIAPVVPMITDYEIEHILERAAESGAWAASFIPVRLPHEVAPLFRDWLEAHFPDRAGKVMATIRSVRGGDRDNDPQFFSRMQGQGVWADLMRKRFRIAARRYGLDREAPRVRTDLFRPPRGPQGELFD; from the coding sequence ATGGCGAAACGACGAGCGGTACGCGGCGCGACAGGCAACCGCCAAAGCGGGCGTTTCGGGCTGCCCGAACGCGAGGCGGATGGCGACTGGCTCGATACGCGCGAGACGATAGACGGCGCGCCGCCGCCGCTGCGGACCACCGTGACTGTTGAAACGCCGCGGACCATCATCACGCGAAACAGCTCGCCCGACATCCCATTTGACCGCTCGATCAATCCCTATCGCGGCTGTGAGCATGGCTGCATCTACTGTTTTGCGCGGCCGACCCATGCCTATCACGATCTGTCGCCCGGGCTCGATTTCGAAACGCGGCTGTTCGCCAAGCCCGATGCCCCTGCCCTGCTGCGCGAAGCGCTGGCGCGACCAGGCTATGCCTGCCGCGCCATTGCGTTCGGGACGAATACCGATCCCTATCAGCCGATCGAGCGCGAGTGGCGCATCATGCGCGGTTGCCTGGAGGTTCTGGCCGAAACGCGGCATCCGGTGACGATCACCACCAAGTCGGATCGGATCACGCGCGATATCGATCTGCTCGCGCCGATGGCCGAACAGGGACTCGCCTCCGCGATGATCTCGATCACTTCGCTCGATCCCGCTGTCGCGATGACGCTCGAACCGCGCGCGCCGCACCCCGAACGGCGGCTGACGGCAGTGCGCCGTCTTGCCGATGCCGGAATTCCCGTCTTCGTGTCGATTGCCCCGGTGGTGCCGATGATCACCGACTATGAAATCGAGCACATCCTGGAACGCGCAGCCGAATCGGGTGCGTGGGCGGCGTCCTTCATTCCGGTCCGCCTGCCGCACGAAGTGGCGCCGCTGTTTCGCGACTGGCTGGAAGCCCATTTTCCCGATCGTGCCGGCAAGGTGATGGCGACGATCCGTTCGGTACGCGGCGGCGATCGCGACAATGATCCGCAATTCTTCTCCCGCATGCAGGGTCAGGGCGTATGGGCCGATCTGATGCGCAAGCGCTTTCGCATCGCGGCAAGACGCTACGGGCTCGATCGGGAGGCTCCGCGCGTCCGCACCGATCTGTTTCGGCCGCCGCGCGGCCCGCAGGGCGAATTATTCGATTGA
- a CDS encoding M1 family metallopeptidase, which translates to MRRLFSIACVAFSIGTATAQTPPSQATSQETTVPTGKLPDTATPTAYRIDFTILPESPTFSGHTEIDATLNESATKIYIHGRDLDVSEATVEAGGRSFPITFEQVNPFGLARIDFGRELPAGRITLKFDYEGSLTEDQPSGLYRVNVEDQWYSWTQFQSIDARAAFPGFDEPGYKTPFTVSIATAPGNVALSNMPQLREETEGNLVRHYFAKSPPLPTYLVALVTGPFVTAETTIPATPQRSEPIPLRIVATQPNAERMQFALEESGPIVALLESYFDQAFPFPKLDQIGSPIMPGAMENAGADIYGDDILLLAEDATRDDKRLFGMVIAHELAHQWFGDYATPAWWDDIWLNESFANWMGYRIGSEWRPDLDIDNGAVREGFDAMDLDSLTVGRPIHERITDDSNVDSAFDQITYGKGGQVVAMIAEYLGDEKFRDGVRLHMKRHSYGTAATDDFFASLATAADDPRVLDALRSFVDQQGVPLITLRREGDGYVATQQPYAHLGTTPEPRQWIVPLCVRRGDAERVCTLLDQPRMALPAVPGDGPLIPNAGGQGYYRFDLPSADWNALIATADTLPAGEAIAVADSLWAGFRSGRLPVESLVAAAHVFASHPDHEVSVEIGQGLARLKDQGLISEAAEPAWRATIADIYRPALQGLGSDLASGTYAEDDSDRRKLRADLIDLVAGAGADAELRTRLLTALDAYLAGDHDALDPAFVGTAARIAANERGAAFAAQALQQNMLGALTQSDNPEIGQFLMTTLTSDSFPAQYRLSALYELLGSPGARDAAFAYLSENFGELAGNGGGIFFARGGGAFGQLCTAEAADTLENTMIPAVEGAGGTLSLRRSVERIRNCVAFRGAKAESVSEAFLSIAE; encoded by the coding sequence ATGCGTCGGCTTTTCTCGATCGCCTGCGTTGCATTCAGCATCGGCACGGCGACCGCCCAGACACCGCCTTCCCAGGCCACCAGTCAGGAAACGACGGTTCCGACCGGCAAGCTTCCCGACACCGCCACGCCGACCGCCTATCGGATCGATTTCACAATCCTGCCCGAAAGCCCGACCTTTTCGGGTCATACGGAGATCGACGCGACGCTCAACGAAAGCGCGACGAAAATCTATATCCACGGCCGCGATCTGGACGTCAGTGAAGCGACGGTCGAAGCCGGCGGACGCAGCTTTCCGATCACCTTCGAACAGGTCAATCCGTTCGGGCTGGCCCGGATCGATTTCGGCCGCGAATTGCCTGCGGGGCGGATCACGCTGAAGTTCGACTATGAAGGGTCGCTGACCGAAGACCAGCCTTCGGGCCTCTATCGCGTCAATGTCGAAGACCAGTGGTACAGCTGGACGCAGTTCCAGTCGATCGACGCGCGTGCCGCTTTTCCCGGCTTCGACGAGCCCGGCTACAAGACGCCCTTCACCGTCAGCATAGCCACAGCGCCGGGCAATGTCGCCCTGTCGAACATGCCGCAGCTGCGCGAGGAGACCGAAGGCAATCTGGTGCGACATTATTTCGCCAAGTCGCCACCGCTGCCGACCTATCTGGTCGCGCTGGTAACGGGCCCGTTCGTGACGGCTGAAACGACCATTCCGGCGACGCCACAGCGTTCCGAACCGATCCCGCTGCGCATCGTGGCAACCCAGCCCAATGCCGAGCGCATGCAATTCGCGCTGGAGGAAAGCGGCCCGATCGTGGCGCTGCTCGAATCCTATTTCGATCAGGCCTTCCCCTTCCCCAAGCTCGATCAGATCGGATCGCCGATCATGCCGGGCGCGATGGAGAATGCAGGCGCCGATATCTACGGAGACGACATCCTGCTGCTGGCAGAGGATGCCACGCGCGATGACAAACGCCTCTTCGGCATGGTGATCGCGCACGAACTGGCCCACCAGTGGTTCGGAGACTATGCCACGCCTGCCTGGTGGGACGACATCTGGCTCAACGAAAGCTTCGCCAACTGGATGGGCTATCGCATCGGCAGCGAATGGCGCCCCGATCTCGACATCGACAATGGCGCCGTACGCGAAGGATTCGATGCGATGGACCTCGACTCGCTGACGGTCGGCCGGCCGATCCACGAACGGATCACCGACGATTCCAACGTCGATTCGGCGTTCGATCAGATCACCTACGGCAAGGGCGGCCAGGTTGTGGCGATGATCGCCGAGTATCTTGGCGACGAGAAGTTTCGCGACGGCGTGCGGCTCCACATGAAGCGCCATTCCTATGGCACTGCCGCGACCGACGATTTCTTCGCTTCGCTTGCCACTGCCGCGGACGATCCGCGCGTCCTCGATGCGCTTCGCAGCTTCGTCGATCAGCAGGGTGTACCGCTGATCACGCTGCGGCGCGAAGGCGACGGCTATGTCGCCACGCAGCAGCCCTATGCGCATCTGGGCACCACGCCCGAGCCCCGGCAGTGGATCGTCCCACTCTGCGTGCGCCGCGGCGATGCCGAGCGCGTTTGCACCTTGCTCGACCAGCCCCGCATGGCGTTGCCGGCCGTTCCGGGCGACGGGCCGCTGATCCCCAATGCCGGCGGCCAGGGCTATTATCGTTTCGACCTGCCCTCGGCGGACTGGAACGCACTGATTGCAACCGCCGACACGCTTCCCGCGGGCGAAGCCATCGCCGTGGCCGACAGTCTCTGGGCCGGCTTCCGGTCGGGCCGGCTGCCGGTCGAGTCGCTCGTCGCCGCGGCGCACGTATTCGCCAGCCACCCCGACCATGAAGTGTCGGTCGAAATCGGCCAGGGTCTGGCCCGGCTGAAGGATCAGGGACTGATTTCGGAAGCTGCCGAGCCGGCATGGCGCGCAACCATCGCCGATATCTATCGCCCCGCGCTGCAGGGCCTGGGCAGCGACCTGGCCAGCGGCACCTATGCCGAAGATGATTCGGATCGCCGTAAATTGCGCGCCGACCTGATCGATCTGGTCGCCGGCGCAGGCGCAGACGCGGAATTGCGCACGCGGCTGCTCACGGCGCTGGACGCATATCTTGCGGGCGATCACGATGCGCTCGACCCGGCCTTTGTCGGAACGGCCGCGCGCATTGCCGCCAACGAACGCGGTGCGGCCTTTGCCGCTCAGGCGCTGCAGCAGAACATGCTGGGCGCCCTGACTCAGAGCGACAACCCGGAAATCGGGCAGTTCCTGATGACCACGCTGACCAGTGACAGCTTCCCGGCCCAATATCGTCTCTCGGCGCTCTATGAATTGCTGGGCAGCCCGGGAGCTCGCGATGCGGCCTTCGCCTATCTCTCCGAAAATTTCGGTGAGTTGGCGGGCAATGGCGGCGGCATCTTCTTCGCGCGGGGAGGCGGAGCATTCGGCCAGCTCTGCACCGCCGAAGCCGCCGATACGCTGGAGAACACGATGATTCCCGCGGTCGAAGGTGCCGGCGGCACGCTCAGTCTGCGCCGTTCGGTCGAACGGATCCGCAACTGCGTGGCGTTCCGTGGGGCCAAGGCAGAGAGCGTGAGCGAGGCGTTTCTCTCGATCGCCGAGTAA